The DNA segment CACGCCGGCCTCCTCCTCGCGCTTGAGGATCCGGTCGCCGAAGAGGCCGCCGAACGGCACGATCGCGAGGGCGAAGAAGAGGGCGACGCGTTTGACGGGCCACTTGGTGCGGTTCCACACGTCCAGCAGCAGCACCACGTAGGTGATGAAGAGCAGGCCGTGGATCATGCCGAGCGGCATCACCAGCGAGTCGTAGTCGAAGGCCAGGCGGAAGCCGGTACCGAAGATCAGCAGCGCCGGGAAGGAGAGCGCCTCCGGGATGGAGGCCAGGCGCAGTCGGTGCAGGGCGGCGGCGGTTTTGATGTCCACGGGAACCTCGTTCGGGCGACAGATGGGCTATCGGCGCGCAGCGCCGTCTTCTGGGGGTGGAGGTCGGGCGACAGATGGGCAGTCGGCGCGCAGCGCCGTCTTCTGGGGGTGGAGGTCGGGCGACGGGCGGGCACACCGCTTGTGCAAGAGTTCACAAACTTCCGCCCCATTGTTACAGCCCCCTCGGCGATCACCGCGCCCGGGGCAGGCGCGGGCCGGCCCCGGGCCGCCGCCCGGGAGACGCCGGGGCGATATCAGGGCGATATCAGGGCCAAAGGGCCTGCCCCGCACGCCCGCGGCCGACTACCGTCTGACCCGTGGCTCAGTTTCGGCTCCAGGGGAGCAAGGTGCTCGCCGTCGACATGACGGGCGACGCCGTCAAGGCGAAAAACGGTGCGATGGTCGCGTACGACGGCCAGATGTCGTTCAAGAAGATGTCCGGTGGCGGCGAGGGCCTGCGCGGCATGGTCACCCGGCGGCTCACGGGCGAGCAGATGGCCGTGATGGAGGTGAAGGGCCACGGCACCTGCTACTTCGCGGACCGCGCCAGCGAGATCAACCTGGTGCGGCTGCAGGGCGAGAAGCTGTACGTCGAGGCGGGCAACCTGCTGTGCACGGACGCCGCGCTGCGGACGGGCACGACCTTCACCGGCCTGCGCGGCGCCTCCCAGGGCAACGGCCTGTTCACCACCACCGTCGAGGGCAGCGGCCAGGCGGCGATCGTCTCCGACGGCCCCGCCGTGGTGCTGCGGGTCACCAAGCAGTACCCCCTCCAGGTGGACCCGGGCGCCTATGTCGCCCACACCGGCGACCTCAGGCAGCACCTCCAGTCCGGGGTGAACTTCCGCACCGTCCTCGGGGAGGGCTCCGGCGAGTCCTTCCAGATCCGCTTCGAGGGCGAGGGCCTGGTCTACGTCCAGCCCAGCGAGCGCAACACCGTGGGAGGTGAGGTCTGATGCCGTTCACGGTGCTCAACTCCCGCATGGTGGAGGCCAGGATCGGGCCGGGCCAGCGGCTGTACAGCCAGCGCGGCGCGATGCTCGCCTACCGCGGCGAGGTCGCCTTCACCCCGAACATCCAGGGCGGCCAGGGCGGCGTCGGCTCCATGATCGGCCGCCGGATCGCCGGCGAGGCCACCCCCCTGATGACCGTGGAGGGCACGGGAACCGTCATGTTCGGCCACGGCGGCCACCACGTCCACGTCGTCGACCTCACCGGCGAGACCCTCTACGTCGAGGCCGACCGGCTGCTGGCCTTCGACGGCTCGCTCCAGCAGGGCACGATGTTCATGGGCTCGCAGGGCGGGGTGATGGGCATGGTGCGCGGCCAGGTCACCGGCCAGGGCCTGTTCACCACCACCCTGGGGGGTGTCGGCTCGGCCGCCGTGATGGCGCACGGCGGCGTCGTCGAGCTGCCGATCACGCCCCAGCGCCCGGTCCACGTCGACCCGCAGGCGTACGTCGCCCACCGCGGCGACATCCGCAACAAACTGTCCACGGCGCTCGGCTGGCGGGACATGGTCGGCCGCGGCTCGGGCGAGGCCTTCCAGCTGGAGCTGTCGGGCCAGGGCACCGTCTACGTACAGGCGTCGGAGGAAAAGCTGTGACCGGTCCCGTCGTCCACGACGCCTCGTCGCTCCCCGTCGACGACAACGTCAACCCCTACGCCTTCAGCGTGGATCTGAACGGCCAGTGGTTCCTGCAGAAGGGGAAGATGATCGCCTACTACGGGCAGATCGACTTCCACGGCATCGGACACGGCCGCCTGGACCGCCTGATCGCCGGCAGTTTCCATTCGCCACTGCACGCCGCGGACTGGGTCGTCGCCGAGGGCCGCGGAAAGATGCTGCTCGCGGACCGCGCCTTCGATGTGAACTCCTTCGACCTGGAGGACGGCAACCTGACGATTCGCTCGGGCAACTTGCTCGCCTTTCAGCCATCTCTCGCGCTGAAGCAGTCGATCATCCCGGGCTTCCTGACCCTGATCGGGACGGGGAAGTTCGTGGCCGCCTCCAACGGCCCGGTGGTCTTCATGGAGCCGCCGATCCGGGTGGACCCGCAGGCGCTCGTCGGCTGGGCCGACTGCCCCTCCCCGTGCCACCACTACGACCACCAGTACCTGCGGGGATTCCTGGGCGGACTGCGGGCGCACACCGGGATCGGCGGCGCGTCCGGCGAGGAGCACCAGTTCGAGTTCGTCGGCGCCGGCACCGTCCTGCTGCAGTCCACGGAGGTGCTGATGCCGGAGCTGGAGACCGGTGCGGTACCGACCGAGGCGGGCGTTCCGGGCGGGGGCGGACACGTTCCGCAAAGTGGCTCACAACTGCCCCAGCTCCCCGGCAACCTCGGGAGCCTCCAACGCCGCTTCGGGCTGTGAGCGGTAGTCTGCGGACGGTGACCTCGAACGTCTGACCCACGTCCGGCCCCGGCCGCCGGAGCCACCACCCCCACCCAATTAATTCATTATTCAACTTTTACGGGTAGAATCATTCCATGACGACCGACAGTGACACCCCCTGGCTGACCGACCAGGAGCAGTGTGCCTGGCGCACCCACCTGGACGTCAGCAGGCTGCTGATGCACCAACTCGAACGCGATCTGCAGCCGTTCGGCCTGACGAACAACGACTACGAGATCCTGGTCAACCTCTCCGAGGCCGAGGACCGCCGCCTGCGGATGAGCGACCTGGCAGCCAGCACCCTGCAGTCCAAGAGCCGTCTCTCCCACCAGATCACCCGGATGGAGAACGCCGGACTGGTGCGCCGCGAGAGCTGCGAGTCGGACCGCCGTGGCCTCTACGCCGTGCTCACCGACGAGGGCTGGGACACCATGCGCCGGGTCGCCCCGCACCATGTCGCCTCGGTCCGCAAGCACTTCATCGACCTGTTCGCCGCCGAGGACCTCCAGGCGCTCCGCACCTCCCTCGCCCCCGTCGCCGCACACCTCCGCAAGGAGCGCGGCGGCCTCTGACCGGCCGGCCTCGGCCCCCGCCAGGGCCGGGGCCGGTGGGTCAGGGCCTCGCCGGATCAGCCGGCCAGCGGCAGCCGCAGCTCGAAGGCCGACCCCGTGCGCACGCCCAGCGAGCCGCCGTGCCGCACCGCCACGTCCCGCGCGATGGCCAGCCCCAGCCCGGCCCCGCCGTCGTCCCGCGCCCGCGCGTCGTCGAGCCGGACGAACCGCTCGAAGATCCGCTCCCGCTCGCCCTCCGGCACCCCGGGCCCGTCGTCCTCGACCCGCAGCACGGCCCACTCCCCCTCGCGCACCACTGACACCCGCACGGACGCGGCGGCATGCCGCTGCGCGTTGTCGAGAAGGTTGCCCAGCACCCGCGCCAACTGCGTGCGCGACCCGGCCACTTCCCCGCCCGTCAGCTCCCCGACCCGCACCGGGACCCGGTCACCGACCCGCTGCGAGGTCTCCTCGCGCACCATCGCCGCCAGCTCGACCCGGGCGTCCGCCGGCCGCTCCCCCGCGTCCAGGCGCGCCAGCAGCAGCAGGTCCGCCGCCAGCCGCTGCAGCCGCACGGTGTCCTCCACCGCACCGGGCACGTCCAGCAACTCCGGATGCGCCACCCCCACTTCGAGCTGGGTCCGCAGACTCGCGATCGGGCTGCGCAGCTCGTGCGAGGCGTCCGCGACGAACCGCCGCTGCCGCTCCACGGACGACTCCAGCGCCGCCAGCGTCTCGTTGGTCGTCCGCGCCAGCCGGCCCACCTCGTCCTGCGACGACGGCACCGGCACCCGGCGGCTCAGATCCGCACTCGCCGTGATCGCGGCCATCTCCCCGCGGATGCCCTCCACCGGCCGCAGCGCCCGCCGCGTCACCAGCCAGGTCACCCCCGCCACCACCACGCACAGCAGCGGCAGCCCGATCAGCATGGCCGTCCGTACCGACCCCACGGCCTCCTGCTCCGGCGCCAGCGCCGACCCCGCCCGCACCGTCGCCTTCCCGCCGCGGGTGTCCTTGGCCTCGACCACCGCGAACCGGTAGTCGGCCACCTTCCCGTCGACCTGCGCCGTCCCGTCCCGCAGGACGACGTCGTCGTCGACCTCACCGGGCCCGAGCCCGCTCCGGTCGTCGTCATCGTCGTCGTCCTCCGACGGCCCCGCGCCCGCCGTTCCCGGCTTCTGCTGCGCGCGCACCGGCTTCCCGTCGACGGCCCGCACGTCCTCGCCGACCGCCAGCACCCGCCCGCCGTCACCGGCGACCACCACCGGATGGTCCTCGCCGTCCGGCAGATCCAGCTTGCCGTACGCCGTGCCCGTCGCGATCTGCGCGGCCACCTCCCGCGCCGCGACCTCCGCCTGCAGCCCCGCCTGGTCCTGCAGATTGGCGCGCAGCACCAGCAGCACCGCGGTCCCCGCCGCGATCAGCGCCAGCGCCACCACCGCGGTCGCGCCGGCCGCCGCCCTGGCCCGTACGGAACCCAGCACCCTACTCACCCGCCACCAGCCGGTACCCGGCGCCGCGCACCGTCACGATGTGCCCGGCACCGAGCTTGCGCCGCAGCGCGCTCACATACACCTCGATGATGTTGACGTCGCCCTCGTAGGCGAAGTCCCAGACGTGCTCCAGGATCTCCGCCTTCGAGACCACCTCGCCCGCGCGCAGCGCCAGCTGCTCCAGCACCGCGAACTCCTTCGCCGGCAGCGCCACTTCCGTGCCGTCCCGCTCCACCCGCCGCGCGCCCTGGTCGATGCTCAGCGCCCCCACCCGCAGCAGCGGCGGCGCGCTCCGGCCGTGCCGGCGCAGCAGCGCCTTCACCCGCGCCACCAGCACCACGTACGAGAACGGCTTGGTCAGGTAGTCGTCGGCCCCGGTGTCCAGCCCCTCGGCCTCGTCGTACTCGCCGTCCTTGGCCGTCAGCATCAGCACCGGCACCTCGTGCCCTGCCGCCCGCAGCGCCCCGCACACGCGGTAGCCGTTCATCCCCGGCAGCATGATGTCGAGCACGATCAGGTCATAGCCGTCCTCCGTGGCCCGGCGCAGCCCCTCCCGCCCGTCGTGCACCACGTCCACCGCGTAGCCCTCGGCCATCAGGCCCTTGGCCAGCGACAGGGCCAGCCGCTTCTCGTCCTCGACGATCAGCAGACGAAACGGGCGGCGCGCGCCTCCGGGCGGACCGTGGCGGGTGACAGGCGGGTGCATGCGCTCACCATGCCATCCCGTTCCTGAAGCCCCCTTCAGGCACCTTCAGGTCCCCTTCAGCTTCGTTCGGCGAGTGTGTGGACACAGCCGATCGCAAGGGGAGAACACACATGAAGCGCCATCTGATCATCGCCACCGCCGCCGCGGCCGCCCTCGTCGCCGGCGGCACGGTCACCGCCGTCGCCGTCAGCAACGACACCGGCTCCGCCAGCGCCGCCTCCGGCGGCAGTCTCCCGGCACAGACGTCCCCCCACCACGCGGGTGCGCAGGCCACCGGCACCGCCCAGGTGCAGGACGGCCGCTCCAGCATCCGTCTGCCGGACGACGACACCAGCGGCCAGGACCTCCGCGAGGCCAAGGCCGCCAAGGTGACCGCCCCGGACGCCGCGGCCGCCGCCCTCAAGGCCGTCCCCGGCACCGTGACCGGCCTCGACCTCGACGCGGACCGCCCCGGCCTGGTCTGGGACGCGGACGTGCTGGGCAAGGACGGCAAGTGGCACGAGATCACCCTCGACGCCGGCAACGCGCGGGTGCTGAACCAGCACGTCGACCAGGACGAGGACGACGACGCCCAGGAGCGCGCCGCCGCCCGCAGCGCCCGCACCGACGCCGCGGCCGCCGCCCGCAGCGCCGCCTCGCACGGCACGGTGACCTCCGTCGACCTGGACGACGACGACCACGGCAAGGCCGTCTGGGAGGTCGAGACGACCACCCACAACGGCAAGGAGCACAAGCTCCTGGTCGACCCGCAGTCCGGCAAGCTGACCGCCGCTCCGGCGGATGACTCGGACGACGACGACAACGACGGCGCGGACGACTGATCCCCGACGCCATTCACCCGGCCCCGTCCACAGCGTTGTGGGCGGGGGCCGGGGTTGTCTGTGGCCGGGGCCGTTTCGCCCATTGCCTGTGGGTGGGGGGGCCGGAGGGGACGCCCGGTACCCCGTCCTCGGCGCGGGCGCATCTGGTACGCGCAGAAGGCACCCCGGCGTTCGCTCCGGTCCTGCGGGCGGGGCACCGGACATCCCCTCCGACCACCGAGCGCTGGCGGCTGTCCCGCCGTACCGATCACCGTTACGGCTCCGAGCTGGCCCCTTGGCAGGGATCTGGCCGTGCCCATGCCTGCTTCGGGGCTGCCCGGCAGTCGTCATCGGG comes from the Streptomyces angustmyceticus genome and includes:
- a CDS encoding DUF3817 domain-containing protein codes for the protein MDIKTAAALHRLRLASIPEALSFPALLIFGTGFRLAFDYDSLVMPLGMIHGLLFITYVVLLLDVWNRTKWPVKRVALFFALAIVPFGGLFGDRILKREEEAGVIASRARKEGVVNA
- a CDS encoding AIM24 family protein, which produces MAQFRLQGSKVLAVDMTGDAVKAKNGAMVAYDGQMSFKKMSGGGEGLRGMVTRRLTGEQMAVMEVKGHGTCYFADRASEINLVRLQGEKLYVEAGNLLCTDAALRTGTTFTGLRGASQGNGLFTTTVEGSGQAAIVSDGPAVVLRVTKQYPLQVDPGAYVAHTGDLRQHLQSGVNFRTVLGEGSGESFQIRFEGEGLVYVQPSERNTVGGEV
- a CDS encoding AIM24 family protein, yielding MPFTVLNSRMVEARIGPGQRLYSQRGAMLAYRGEVAFTPNIQGGQGGVGSMIGRRIAGEATPLMTVEGTGTVMFGHGGHHVHVVDLTGETLYVEADRLLAFDGSLQQGTMFMGSQGGVMGMVRGQVTGQGLFTTTLGGVGSAAVMAHGGVVELPITPQRPVHVDPQAYVAHRGDIRNKLSTALGWRDMVGRGSGEAFQLELSGQGTVYVQASEEKL
- a CDS encoding AIM24 family protein, with the translated sequence MTGPVVHDASSLPVDDNVNPYAFSVDLNGQWFLQKGKMIAYYGQIDFHGIGHGRLDRLIAGSFHSPLHAADWVVAEGRGKMLLADRAFDVNSFDLEDGNLTIRSGNLLAFQPSLALKQSIIPGFLTLIGTGKFVAASNGPVVFMEPPIRVDPQALVGWADCPSPCHHYDHQYLRGFLGGLRAHTGIGGASGEEHQFEFVGAGTVLLQSTEVLMPELETGAVPTEAGVPGGGGHVPQSGSQLPQLPGNLGSLQRRFGL
- a CDS encoding MarR family winged helix-turn-helix transcriptional regulator; this encodes MTTDSDTPWLTDQEQCAWRTHLDVSRLLMHQLERDLQPFGLTNNDYEILVNLSEAEDRRLRMSDLAASTLQSKSRLSHQITRMENAGLVRRESCESDRRGLYAVLTDEGWDTMRRVAPHHVASVRKHFIDLFAAEDLQALRTSLAPVAAHLRKERGGL
- a CDS encoding sensor histidine kinase, giving the protein MGSVRARAAAGATAVVALALIAAGTAVLLVLRANLQDQAGLQAEVAAREVAAQIATGTAYGKLDLPDGEDHPVVVAGDGGRVLAVGEDVRAVDGKPVRAQQKPGTAGAGPSEDDDDDDDRSGLGPGEVDDDVVLRDGTAQVDGKVADYRFAVVEAKDTRGGKATVRAGSALAPEQEAVGSVRTAMLIGLPLLCVVVAGVTWLVTRRALRPVEGIRGEMAAITASADLSRRVPVPSSQDEVGRLARTTNETLAALESSVERQRRFVADASHELRSPIASLRTQLEVGVAHPELLDVPGAVEDTVRLQRLAADLLLLARLDAGERPADARVELAAMVREETSQRVGDRVPVRVGELTGGEVAGSRTQLARVLGNLLDNAQRHAAASVRVSVVREGEWAVLRVEDDGPGVPEGERERIFERFVRLDDARARDDGGAGLGLAIARDVAVRHGGSLGVRTGSAFELRLPLAG
- a CDS encoding response regulator transcription factor translates to MHPPVTRHGPPGGARRPFRLLIVEDEKRLALSLAKGLMAEGYAVDVVHDGREGLRRATEDGYDLIVLDIMLPGMNGYRVCGALRAAGHEVPVLMLTAKDGEYDEAEGLDTGADDYLTKPFSYVVLVARVKALLRRHGRSAPPLLRVGALSIDQGARRVERDGTEVALPAKEFAVLEQLALRAGEVVSKAEILEHVWDFAYEGDVNIIEVYVSALRRKLGAGHIVTVRGAGYRLVAGE
- a CDS encoding PepSY domain-containing protein; translated protein: MKRHLIIATAAAAALVAGGTVTAVAVSNDTGSASAASGGSLPAQTSPHHAGAQATGTAQVQDGRSSIRLPDDDTSGQDLREAKAAKVTAPDAAAAALKAVPGTVTGLDLDADRPGLVWDADVLGKDGKWHEITLDAGNARVLNQHVDQDEDDDAQERAAARSARTDAAAAARSAASHGTVTSVDLDDDDHGKAVWEVETTTHNGKEHKLLVDPQSGKLTAAPADDSDDDDNDGADD